In Trueperella pecoris, the DNA window TCAGGCGCGTGCGGTCACAGGTTGAGCAGAAGGGAACCGTCACCGAGGCGATGATGCCCACGCTTCCGCCCGGGTGGTCGGCGCCGGGCGCCACGCTCCACAGCTGCGCCGGGGCGGAGGGGTCGCGCTCGGCTTCGGTCAGCTCGAACGTCTCGCCGAGGAGCTCCAGGATCTCGTCTTGGGGAACCATATTTTCCCGCGACCACGTCTCGCGCGGGCCGAGCGGCATATGCTCGATGATCCGCAGTTGGGCGCCGGCTTGCAGGCAGACGCGCAGGAGGTCGGGCAGGCCGGCGTCGTTGACGCCCCGCATCGCAACGGCGTTAACCTTGATCGGTGTCAGCCCGGCCTCCCGTGCGGCGCGCAGCCCGGCGAAAACGTCGTCGAGGCGGTCGCGGTGCGAGATGTGGCGGTAGATGCCGGAGTCCACCGAATCCATCGAGACGTTGACCCTGTCGAGCCCCGCGGCCGCGAGCGTTGCGGCCTTCTTGTCCAGGCCGAGCCCGTTTGTCGTCAGTGATAGGTCGGGCTTCTTTCCCGACGCCGTCTTCAGGCTCGCGGCGAAACTCACCAATTCTGGGAGAGACTTGCG includes these proteins:
- the moaA gene encoding GTP 3',8-cyclase MoaA, coding for MSQESPGALTLRDQWGRVARDLRLSLTDRCNLRCSYCMPPEGLEWLPTEQTLSDAEVMRLIRIAVEMLGVEEIRFTGGEPLLRKSLPELVSFAASLKTASGKKPDLSLTTNGLGLDKKAATLAAAGLDRVNVSMDSVDSGIYRHISHRDRLDDVFAGLRAAREAGLTPIKVNAVAMRGVNDAGLPDLLRVCLQAGAQLRIIEHMPLGPRETWSRENMVPQDEILELLGETFELTEAERDPSAPAQLWSVAPGADHPGGSVGIIASVTVPFCSTCDRTRLTADGQVRNCLFAQTETDLRGPMRAGASDAELAKLWAEAMWAKKPGHGIDNPDFVQPDRLMSEIGG